The genomic region CGCAGCAGGATTTGATAGTTGACAAGCAAATCTTTGCCCGTTCCATGACGGCTTCCAAGTTGAGGTCATATTTCAAAGCATTAGTATGATACGCGTATGTTAACACGCGGGCGCATTGATATGCGCAGATAGCCATATCCAAATCGGTTACAGGTTTCGAGTTGAGTTTGTgcatggatgagaagatatTGGCCATTGACATGGCATGTTCGACACATTGTCGCTGACAATGGTCGACAAAAGCATCGTCGAGAGACGCAAGGATCACACGAGGAAGGGCTTCCCGCAGACCACCCAGAGCAAGACGGTAGAGGTCGATCTGACATTGATGCCACCAAACGTGAATCATGATGAATGTACATATTCGAGGAGAGTAGGCTCGGAGTCGCAGTGAGCTCTCTGAAAATTGAAAAGATGCTGGTAAATGGGTAGCGAAATCACTGAGGTCTTTCTGCAGTCCCCAGATACCGGCTTGAAGTTCATCGGGCTTGGTGTTTCGAGATAACATAACGCGTCGAGAGAATTCCATGATTCGTCTTCGCATGTGCTGTATGCGAATGTGGAGAGCTAGACTTCCGGGGTCTTCGGCCTGGGGATTTCGAGGTTTGTCGGGATCATGAATGAGTCTCTCGGTCGGTTGTGGAAGATCAAATTCAAAGTTGCGCTCATTGCATGGCAATCCTACATGGATCTTATCAGCACTCCAGAGAGAGTAGTCACGATAGCCGCCCGAGACACCCGAATCAATACAGTAGAGTGCCCACATGAGTCGACGGCGAGACTCTTGGGCGAGGAAACAAAGATTTGGAGATTCGTGATTCAGACGCAAGGCTGCGGCGTATCGGGAAGCGATACTCAGCAGCATAAAGGCGCTTGGAGATTTCTTGGACAGGATACGATGCTTGATAATCAGGACAAGCGCCTGTACTTTGATGGTTGAAGGCCGAGTGTAATCGGCAAAAATGAGAGCCTCAGCATCGTCGATACATCTTTCACCATATTCCTTCATGCCCGGTCCCATATCTGTGAGGTACGAAGTAATGCCAATCAGGGCCAGCAGAAGTGCCTTTTCAACTTTGCCTGTGTTGTATCGTCCTTCAAGGGAGGCTCGatggagaaaagagaacaTGGGAATATGATGGACATGGTTGAAGAACTTGTTAAAAGTCCGGCCTATTAAAGCATCGAAAGATTCATCTGGAAAGGGGCTACAGCTGTTGTTAGCCAGTGGAAGTTTGACTACAACATTGACTTACACTTCAGGTGCGAACCCTTGAGGCGTAGCGGTACTAGCCGGGTCGGTCAACCCAGGGTCGCTATCATTGTGACCATCTTCTCGATcaccttcttggctttgcggGCTTCGGCCCTCGCCTCTCATTGTAATGCGCGCCCTTTTGCTTGGTCGGTAAACGCACTCAATGCCTTGGGAGCGACAGCGATCGCATGACGGCATGTGTCCGGAACATCGGGCTTTTCGACTATGACAGCTGATGCAAGCTTGTCGAACTCGGCGGCGCGGCAGAGCGCCAGACAGGGCACCGGCGTCGCCGTCATCGTAGGAGCAGGGAAAGCCAAGTCGCTCGCAGTTGGAGCAAATGTCGCGCGCACCATTGCATCGTACTTTTCGAGCGCGGCAGGTGACGCAGGTCAGTGACGATTTTTTAGGTTTGCGGTCGGGAGAATTGGCGTGAGAGGTGGGCTGAGATGGGTTCACGGATTGCTGAGGGATGCCCGAGGCAGAGGAAGTGTTTGGGACGGGGAGAGGAGAGTCGAGGGAGGAAATGAGGTTATTCGGGTGGTCGCCAGCGGCGGAGGCGAGATCCATGGTGACGAGGTGGGAGGTTTTGGGCGCATGGAGGGACTCAAAGACTGGGGATCATGAATATGAGCTTTAGCAGCGAGTTCCGAGATTCGAGAGCAATCCACCGAGACCAACGTCAAGTCCGACGAGGGTCTTGAGGTG from Fusarium fujikuroi IMI 58289 draft genome, chromosome FFUJ_chr04 harbors:
- a CDS encoding related to nitrate assimilation regulatory protein nirA; translation: MDLASAAGDHPNNLISSLDSPLPVPNTSSASGIPQQSVNPSQPTSHANSPDRKPKKSSLTCVTCRARKVRCNGARDICSNCERLGFPCSYDDGDAGALSGALPRRRVRQACISCHSRKARCSGHMPSCDRCRSQGIECVYRPSKRARITMRGEGRSPQSQEGDREDGHNDSDPGLTDPASTATPQGFAPEVPFPDESFDALIGRTFNKFFNHVHHIPMFSFLHRASLEGRYNTGKVEKALLLALIGITSYLTDMGPGMKEYGERCIDDAEALIFADYTRPSTIKVQALVLIIKHRILSKKSPSAFMLLSIASRYAAALRLNHESPNLCFLAQESRRRLMWALYCIDSGVSGGYRDYSLWSADKIHVGLPCNERNFEFDLPQPTERLIHDPDKPRNPQAEDPGSLALHIRIQHMRRRIMEFSRRVMLSRNTKPDELQAGIWGLQKDLSDFATHLPASFQFSESSLRLRAYSPRICTFIMIHVWWHQCQIDLYRLALGGLREALPRVILASLDDAFVDHCQRQCVEHAMSMANIFSSMHKLNSKPVTDLDMAICAYQCARVLTYAYHTNALKYDLNLEAVMERAKICLSTIKSCCAGKTAEGIQADLERLITHGIAIRGPSATPDQHGRLPLDNGFSQQPLRHGFANDHNMSDPNQFSSMNSVSISAMTDSTFPPSLVADPWVPESQVSPDLPHPSTEAQAPSKPTVSVPEIVPRQDFGISEINNAYDGGTDGLGTDSGLEYGMGLDQNLWMPNNDWLSMDALNGGVGA